The Xenorhabdus ishibashii DNA window GGTTTTAACAGGCTGTTGCTCTTGGTATAAGTCACTTTGTGTTGCTGGATAGATACCCGCTTCTTGAGTGGTTTTGAAAGCAGGCACATCTGGCGGGCATCATCAAACACAATACGCGCCTGATCCCGACTCACGGCGGCGGTGTAAATATCCTGCTGCCCGTTCTCCATCACCAGAAACCAGTTAGCCAGTATCGCGGCTACCGTGGATTTGGCATTTTTGCGCGGCACCTGAATATAAGCACTGCGTATTTCCGGCGACCGGTGGCCTTAACCTTGAAGCCGAACAGATTCGCAAAGGCGAACTGTTGCCACGGTTCAAGCATAATCGGCTTACCGCGCAAGTGGCCTTTGACGTGCGGGCAGAGACGGGAAAAGCCCACAAAACGTTCTACAACTTCGGTATCGAACATATAAAGCGGGTTATTCAGGTCGTTAAAGTAGCGTTTCACGGCCTGTTTTACCCGTTTACAGGCCGGAATATTGCCGTTTTTGATATCAAAAGCGTACTGTTCCCATGCGTTCATCGGGGTATCACTCAGGCCATCAGCACATCTAAATCGTCGGGTTCATCGCTTTCTACCGGATTTCGGCGGCGGGAAACCGGATCAAAGCCCAGCAATGACGACATTTTTATCATGATTTTTTCCGCATCGGCTTTCGCTTTCAGTGAGGGGTTACTGGTCGCTGCACCGCGTGAACCTTCCACTGCGAACCCGCGCACTTCAATGTCTTCAACGGCTTTACGGTAAATCGCATAGTTAACGCAATAGAGTTCTAAGTTGTTCCAGTCTGCTGGGCTGAGATCTTCCCGTTCGTTGAGGATTTTGGCTTTTGATTTCCATTGCTCGGCGGCAATCTCATTTAAATAAACGGGGGTTTGGGTGCTCTTGCCATAATCTATTGTTTCCTATGAAGTTACTGCTATTGAAAAAAGTGCCGTGCATAAAAATTCGAGGGGCGGGTGGTGCCATGAGGCAGGGCGTTTGTCATTTTTGACACCCCACCCCCTTCTGAGTGCTTCTCTAGCGATTTCGGAAGCATTCCATTAGCTCCCTATCACGCTGTGTCTTGCGCCTCGCTGTGGGTTTCTCAGGCGCAATCTGATTTTGTTGTCGGTAAGGTTCACTGTGCTTGAGTAACCCTTTAAGGAGTTGATCCACTTCATCTTCACGCATCTTGGTTATACTCATGAATCCAGTTATTGCGCTGGGCTGCCTTTGCTTCCAGTTCCCGATATTCCCCATTCTTACGCCGCTGTTTCGTTGTTGGGTCAGTGGTCACGGTCTTTCGACTGTGGCAGCTATTACATAGCGGCTGGTGATTGAAGTCAGGCCAAAACAGCACATCACTACCACCGTCAATGGGTATGATATGATCCACAATCGTCGCTGGGGCATACACACCTACCTTGAAACAATGCACACACAGCGGATTGGACTTAAGGAATTGCAGACGGTATTTATCCCATGCAGGGGTATAACCTCGCTCACGCCTTGAGCCTCGTTTACTGTCCTGTTGTCGTCTAGCTTCCCGTTTGTGCTGCTCACAGCGACCAGACTTGACCCGCTCACGGCAATTGGGATAGCTACAGCGCTTTAACGGTTGCCACGGCATCAGTAGACTCCTACATCACGATAGACAGACCATAATGATTTGATGGTGAACGGGATTTCTTTCAGTTCCTTATCTGCCACCATCGAACGAGTTTCATACAGTAAACCGATATAAAGTAAACAGCCAACTTTGATCGCCGGACTGAATACCAAGCCATCATCAAAGCGCTTGCCGATATGTTGCTGGCAGACTTCTAAGGCAGCATTGGCATAACCTTGAAGTAAGGTATCTTCTAACGTATCACTTTCATCTATCCGGCAATGTTGTTTGATTTCGTCCAATGTTATGAGAGGGTTACTCATCTTTCACCTCTGTTTTTTTAATACTGACCTCTTGCTTCCATGCCTGGCTAAACTCATCGCCACCATCACGGGGGGATAATCCCTCGCGTTCACGGGCTTCATTCGGGCACATCACACCGGATTTAATCGCCGTCTCGTAGCTCTGAAAGCGTTCTTTCGGATTGGCTCGCAGTAGATCGGCTGTGTCAAATTCAACTTGGTAGCGAATGCCTCGTTTTGGTGAGTTCATCAGCAAGGCGGACTTGATTTGCTGCTCAAAGTTAGCCAGCCACGGGCGCATGGTGATCGTCAGAAAAGCGCGTGATGCTTCGCTAAAATTACTGTAGGTACTGTTCGAATACTCTTGCAGGAAGATCGGGCTGACATTGAACATACGGGCAATATCTTCAATCGTGAAGCGACGAGAGGCCAGCCATTCCGCATCTTGGTTGCTCATGCCTAACTGTTGGTATTCCATCCCCCCCTCAAGAATGGGCGTTTTCCCTGCATTGCGAGCGCCCTTATAACGTTCGAGGGCTTCCAGTGCCTTATTGCCCTTGATGCCATCCAGCCAGTCAGCGGCTTTAATCACGCCCGCTGCCATCATGCCCTCTTTCATTATGCTGGCACCGTGGCGCTGTTGTGCCAGCCCCAAACCCAGTGTTTCACGGCAGATGGTGACTGGCGAACGCCCCAAAAAGCCATCTTCGGTGGCATAACGCAAATGCAATACTTCTTCTTGTAGGTAGGTTTTGACCTTGCCGCTATAAGGTTCGGTAATGGTGTAAGCAAAGCGGTGATCCGATAATCGTTGCGGCACAACCGCTGACGGTGGGTAAGGGTGCAACGATTGTGGCTGTCCGTCTTTTCCCCAGACTATGACTGCATACGCATTACCATTGAGTAAGCAATGACGCATCAGGGTTCGCTTAAACTGAAAAGGCGTCTGGCAGTCATTCGGGTATTCATTGAGCAAATAATCCACGGGGTGATCACTGAGCCATTCGCGGGACTCCTTGCCGTTCTGGTGCTGAACCCGATAGAGATAGCAAGGCATGGTCGCCACGGCTTCACTAATCACCGTGACAGCATTCATCACGGCGGGTAAGCCTTCGGCTGTAGACGGTGAAACATGCTCGCCTGATTTGGTGTTAGATATACCTGCCAGAGAAAGAAACTCATCAATACTGACACTGCGAGTCTCAGCGGCTTTACGCTTAAAAGGCCACATAGTTACACCTCGGACAGTTGCAGCCAGTAATGACGCAAATCAACATTGTTAGGCTTAACCCTATTCAGCGAACGCTTGGCAATCTCAACACCGCTTTCAGGGTAGGCGGGTAAACTGGTGACAGTGATTTCCCGTAGTTCCGCTTCTAAAACGGTTCTCAGATAAGGCTCCTGACCCACATCCCACTGATCTTTGATAGCTCGAAAGCCAAAAGACATACCGGAAATATCACCCCGTTCAACTAGTGCCAGTACATCACGCCCTAATTGGGTATCAGGCGGGGTTAACTCAAAGCGTAATCCGGTGGCATCTTCGGCAAGCTGCAATGTACCAGACGTAGTACGGCCTAACAGGTTCATGTGATCATGTTCATAAAGCGCCCTGACATCTGTACCCGCCGTTAAGCTGGTGCTAAACGCATTCGGGGCGAACTGCTCGACAAACTCATCCCACAAAACTTGTGATCGGCTGTTCCACTTAATGACATAACCGGTCAGTTTCTTATCACTGGCAGACAGGGAAGCGGTGCGGATTTCAAAATCATTTTTCATTGGTAGACTCCAGACTACAAAGGGGCGCAGTGCCCCTTATCGTTAACCCGCTTTCGTGCCTTTGATTTCGAGCACTTTGATTGCGTTGGAATCCACCAGACCACCACCCAAATATTTATCCGTGTGTACCTTGTAGTACCCCGGTTCGGTGATATTGTCAGGACGGGTGCGTGTGCCGGTATCATGGTCAACGATGAAGTAACCGCGTTTGAAGTCACCCAGACCGATAGCATCATCCGGCATAAATTCGAGATAATGGACAGGCAAGCCCAGTAACATATCAGGATCACCTGCTTGCAGACGTTCGCGCCAGATGTAATCACCGTTGCCGTTTTTCAGCTTCTGCACTTTGGCAGCCGTCGTGGAGTTCATCACCCACACCGCATTTTTACGGTATTTGTTCCTGAGCAGGAATTTCAGGTCAATCAGGCTATCGGCTTCCAGTTTGGCAACTTCCAGCTTTTGCAACGTACCGAACGCACGGGCTTTATCGGCTTGGGTATCACGAGGATAAGACAGGAAGCCTTTCGCTTTCTTGCTGCCGTCACCACTCACAAGATCGGTTTCTTCGGTATCAACAAACGTATCTGCAATTTCTGAGGTTAACCAGCCTAAAATATCGACATCGCTAAAATCGATGATTTCTTGGGTAGTCTTAGGGTAGGCATAAATCGGAAACAGCTTGATGCTGACTTCTTCCATCGTCGGTGTGGCTGTCTCACTGCGTGCCTTGCCTTCTTCCCCGTGGGCGACGGCTGCACCCCCGACCGAAACAAGCTGTTTATACTCATTACTACGCGTGGTCTTAATCGTACAAATCCGGCGCATAACCGACTCATCAGCCAGTTGCTGCATGATCTGTTTATTCAGCTCAGGGATAACGGTATAGCCACCTTCGGAGGGTACGCTCGTAGACAAGGTGCGGGTTTCTCCGGTCACGATATAGTGACGCAGTTCATCATTGCTGAGTGTTTTACTGGCGGGCTGGTTCTTGGCCTGATTTCGCTCTTCATCCGATAAAGCCTCATAACGGGCGATTTCTGCATTCAGGGCACCGGACTGACTGCGCAGCTCGTCAAACTGTTTAGCTTCATCGGCATTAAGAGAGCGCTTTTCGTCTTCGGCTTTGGTGAGAAGAGAACGCATCTGCTGGGTTAAATCGGCTTTTTGCTGGCGTAATTCGAGTAATTTCTTCATGGTGCCTCTGCATGTAGGTTAAGGGTTCGCTGTCATGCAGGTTTGAGGAAGCGGTAGCGGGTTAGCACTACCGCCTTTGAGGACTTGCTACAGAGCAATTGAAGTCAGGACGTGCCTACATGGTTCAGCAATCACTATTTAACACCATGAAAAATAATAAAAAAGACCTCGTGATAGGAGGTCTAAACAAGGGGAAACATGAGGACGGGATATTTACAAATCTTTACTTTTATTTTTCACTCATCCAATCCGGCGCGTCGTTCATGATTTCTCTGAACGCCTGTAATTGTTCTATCAATACATCTAACTGCTCTTTATTGGTTGCCAGTATTTCCTCAGAAAATGTGTGGCGCAGACTACCACCTGAATCCTGAAAGAAAAAAGCATGACCATTGACCAACTGGCGGTACTCGCTTGTATGTAAATCGTCTAACTGCGTAATACCGTAATAATCGTAGTGTTCTCTGATATCTTCTTGCGTAATCGGCATAATATTCCCCTTATATAATTATTCTACTTCTCTGAATAGGGTTACTTGGAAAGTTTCTAAGGCTTCAGCTATCCCACGAATGTTCATCGCTAATTCATCCCGTGCCGCTGTCTTCATGAATGCGGCTATAAGCTCTGGGTGCTGTTTGGCATACCCCTCACCGAACAAAGCATCTATTTCTTTGACTGCTCTTTCCATCCAGTACGCGGCTGAATTAGCTGCCTGTCTTTCAATCGTTGTTGCATCTAACATATGTTCTCCATTTTTGTATATATATAGTGAAAAGTTACCGACAACACCGACAAACCGACAATGAGGTAAAATACAATTTAATATCAATTAGATACACTGTTAAATCGTTGTCGGTTAATTGTCGCTCAATTTTTTGATATCGCTAGAATTACAATATTATTGTTATCTTTCATGTAGATAAACATCACTTCCTGTTGTCGAAAACCGACAACGCTACTTATAAACTCTTTCATATTTATCCGAATCCTTTTGCCTACCAAAAAAAGAAAGTTTTTCTTCTGGCAGGTGCTTTGTTTTAAGTCCGCCAATGAAAACGACAAATCGACAACGTACCGACAAACATTTAACATTTTAGTATATTGATTTATAAGATATTTATATTACTGTTGTCGGTTTGTCGGTGTTGTCGGTCAGTTTTACGCGTATAGAGAATTTATTCTTCTATTTCATCAGTGGAATACATCAGCACATAATACTTACGGGGTGAGCCGTTGTGCTTCATGCCTTGCACCTTAAAGCCACCATTTGCGGCCTTTCTTAGCATCCCTGATTCAGCGAGAACCCGCGCAAACATCTTCGTATCGAACGTTTCTGATACCTCATTCTCGAACACATCTGGGAATGTGTAGAAATGGATAAGGCCGGCATTATTGGGGATATCGCTGGTATCTTTTCGGTAGCCTGCAAGGTTAGAAATAGTGGCATGATCATAGGTGTACGGTTCTGGTGCATACCGACTCAATCCAAAACGGTCTAAAAATGCCTCGGTTTGTTCCCGTATCTGTTGGTGTTCTTTATTGGCAGTACCAAATTCAGCCACCCACGCATTAAAGCAGTGTTGAATTGCGTCTCTGCTTTCCTGTTCTGTCCATCCGGTGAGATGCGTCGCTGCAATAAGTGCCCCCTCTAAGATGGCGAACCGTTCTGCCACGCGGGGAAGTTGTGCCCCAGCGCCTTTGGGGATCAACCCATTCCAGCGGATTTTGGCTTCTTCAATGGTGTTTCTCGTTGCTTTTTGATGCTGAGTCAGATATTCACACCATACCCGCCCAATAGCCCCATGATTGTCAGCAATGGCTTTTTCGATTGCCTTAGCGTGTTCTCTGGCATCCTGATAACCATGTAAAACAGTCGGGCTACTGAACGGAATATTCAGCAACCGGACAAGCTGGCCTGCTTTCATGCGCTTGCCCTCACTTCTGACAAACGTATCAAGATCGACCTCGCCAGTACTGATAGCTATCGTTTTAAACTGGAGAATGTCACGGTTGCCGCCACCTCTTGCCCCTTGTAACTTGCCTTTGCCGTTAAACAGCGCATAAGACGCATTAGCCACATCTTTAACCGATGATCCCTGCCCGACTTCATCAAGAGGTAACAGGTTGTTATTATGGGCGGCGGCTTCATTAATCAATCCCAATGTAGTTGCAAACCACGTTAAACGCATGGCAGACGGCTCACCAAAGACACTACAGCCGACGCTTTGCGCGGTGGTTTTCCCTGCGGTGCTCTGGTCATAAAAGTGAACCCCAAAGCCATCATCACGCAATAAACCGATAACCGGGGAAGCTAACGCAGCCGCAATGGACAGCATCATAAAGGGATTGCCTTTGGCTAATTTGGCTACTGAGTCACGCCAGCTTTCAGGCGTTCCTGCCACGGTATACCCGCGTATTGATGATGTTCTGCCACAAAAGATAACGGACTTCTCTGGAGTGCCAATCACCTCGCCCGTTGGGAAGATGTAAGCCCCATGCTGCCAGCCTGTTGAGTGGGTAATGTGCCAGTCGGTTTTTTTAGCACAGCGTTGTAACCAATCCGATAGCGTGTGACGTAAAAAAGGTTTAGTGGCAATATTCAATCCTGCGGCTTTGAGCTGTCGCCAGCCTTCATTTGCGCCAACATCACCTGTTTTCACTGCCTCAGTGTAAGTTGTCCCGTCTTCTTCCCACTGGATAATCAGATAAAATTCAATATCATCACGACCGCGCCCGATCACCTTCATTGAGTCACTGAGCCATTGCTCATGGTTGATAATTTCGCCGCTCTCTTTGTCCACCTTTGGCGTAACGTAATAAATTCCGTTTTTACGCTCATCAATAAAGGGCTTTAACGGATCACGCTCTTTTGTCCGGTGTTCGTCCAGATTAATGACGATTGATTTTGATACTGACATATTCTCCCCCACCTGATACAACCCTTCACTGAATGCCTGTTTTGCTGCCTCGATACCGTGATGCTGGCGATAATCGTCCCAATCAGCCTTGTGCTCTGTTGGCGGTAACGCTACCCACCCATTAATAGCCTTAGCGGTCTTCTCGGCTGCAATCTTGCCGACGTTCTTCTTGGGCTTACCTTTGTCGTCCAGTTCTTCCGGTGAGTGCCAATCATTGTCAGCCGCCAGAATGATTTTTACTGTTGGCCACCGCTCTCTGATCTGTTTAGCCACAGTCGGTAAATTTCCTTCATCAATAGCAGCCAGCACCAAGCCCTCATGCAATTGGTCGACCGTTAAGGCCGTTGCATAGCCCTCAGCAATAATGATCGTGTCCGGCGTTCCAATTACGGGCGATAAGGGGATAAAGCTCCCCTTTTTCTTCGAGCCGGGGACAAAGCGCTTTTCACCACTCGGCTTAATGACCTGCGCACCGGTGATTGTGCCGTCCAGTGCCTGAATGACCAGCAACAACGAACCGTCTTTCAGTAGCTTCTGATTGGGACATTGCAGCCCCTTTTGAGTCAGGTAGTCGGATTGTCCGATAGTGGATTGAGCCACCAGCTTGTTAACTTTCTCGGTGATGGGTTGAGCCTCTGATTTTAGCGCCTCCTTTCTGGCGGGCTTGGGTTCTG harbors:
- a CDS encoding HK97 family phage prohead protease, giving the protein MKNDFEIRTASLSASDKKLTGYVIKWNSRSQVLWDEFVEQFAPNAFSTSLTAGTDVRALYEHDHMNLLGRTTSGTLQLAEDATGLRFELTPPDTQLGRDVLALVERGDISGMSFGFRAIKDQWDVGQEPYLRTVLEAELREITVTSLPAYPESGVEIAKRSLNRVKPNNVDLRHYWLQLSEV
- a CDS encoding phage portal protein yields the protein MWPFKRKAAETRSVSIDEFLSLAGISNTKSGEHVSPSTAEGLPAVMNAVTVISEAVATMPCYLYRVQHQNGKESREWLSDHPVDYLLNEYPNDCQTPFQFKRTLMRHCLLNGNAYAVIVWGKDGQPQSLHPYPPSAVVPQRLSDHRFAYTITEPYSGKVKTYLQEEVLHLRYATEDGFLGRSPVTICRETLGLGLAQQRHGASIMKEGMMAAGVIKAADWLDGIKGNKALEALERYKGARNAGKTPILEGGMEYQQLGMSNQDAEWLASRRFTIEDIARMFNVSPIFLQEYSNSTYSNFSEASRAFLTITMRPWLANFEQQIKSALLMNSPKRGIRYQVEFDTADLLRANPKERFQSYETAIKSGVMCPNEAREREGLSPRDGGDEFSQAWKQEVSIKKTEVKDE
- a CDS encoding phage major capsid protein, whose product is MKKLLELRQQKADLTQQMRSLLTKAEDEKRSLNADEAKQFDELRSQSGALNAEIARYEALSDEERNQAKNQPASKTLSNDELRHYIVTGETRTLSTSVPSEGGYTVIPELNKQIMQQLADESVMRRICTIKTTRSNEYKQLVSVGGAAVAHGEEGKARSETATPTMEEVSIKLFPIYAYPKTTQEIIDFSDVDILGWLTSEIADTFVDTEETDLVSGDGSKKAKGFLSYPRDTQADKARAFGTLQKLEVAKLEADSLIDLKFLLRNKYRKNAVWVMNSTTAAKVQKLKNGNGDYIWRERLQAGDPDMLLGLPVHYLEFMPDDAIGLGDFKRGYFIVDHDTGTRTRPDNITEPGYYKVHTDKYLGGGLVDSNAIKVLEIKGTKAG
- a CDS encoding DUF927 domain-containing protein, which encodes MVSHIDIRSVKAAAQGQWQGLLSACGVDVPAKGKHGACPICGGTDRFHFIDDHGNGDWHCRQCDNPNHGDGFDLLMKVKGITVIEAAKVVSEALLLPLPEPKPARKEALKSEAQPITEKVNKLVAQSTIGQSDYLTQKGLQCPNQKLLKDGSLLLVIQALDGTITGAQVIKPSGEKRFVPGSKKKGSFIPLSPVIGTPDTIIIAEGYATALTVDQLHEGLVLAAIDEGNLPTVAKQIRERWPTVKIILAADNDWHSPEELDDKGKPKKNVGKIAAEKTAKAINGWVALPPTEHKADWDDYRQHHGIEAAKQAFSEGLYQVGENMSVSKSIVINLDEHRTKERDPLKPFIDERKNGIYYVTPKVDKESGEIINHEQWLSDSMKVIGRGRDDIEFYLIIQWEEDGTTYTEAVKTGDVGANEGWRQLKAAGLNIATKPFLRHTLSDWLQRCAKKTDWHITHSTGWQHGAYIFPTGEVIGTPEKSVIFCGRTSSIRGYTVAGTPESWRDSVAKLAKGNPFMMLSIAAALASPVIGLLRDDGFGVHFYDQSTAGKTTAQSVGCSVFGEPSAMRLTWFATTLGLINEAAAHNNNLLPLDEVGQGSSVKDVANASYALFNGKGKLQGARGGGNRDILQFKTIAISTGEVDLDTFVRSEGKRMKAGQLVRLLNIPFSSPTVLHGYQDAREHAKAIEKAIADNHGAIGRVWCEYLTQHQKATRNTIEEAKIRWNGLIPKGAGAQLPRVAERFAILEGALIAATHLTGWTEQESRDAIQHCFNAWVAEFGTANKEHQQIREQTEAFLDRFGLSRYAPEPYTYDHATISNLAGYRKDTSDIPNNAGLIHFYTFPDVFENEVSETFDTKMFARVLAESGMLRKAANGGFKVQGMKHNGSPRKYYVLMYSTDEIEE
- a CDS encoding head-tail connector protein; this encodes MSNPLITLDEIKQHCRIDESDTLEDTLLQGYANAALEVCQQHIGKRFDDGLVFSPAIKVGCLLYIGLLYETRSMVADKELKEIPFTIKSLWSVYRDVGVY
- a CDS encoding HNH endonuclease encodes the protein MPWQPLKRCSYPNCRERVKSGRCEQHKREARRQQDSKRGSRRERGYTPAWDKYRLQFLKSNPLCVHCFKVGVYAPATIVDHIIPIDGGSDVLFWPDFNHQPLCNSCHSRKTVTTDPTTKQRRKNGEYRELEAKAAQRNNWIHEYNQDA